A window of Microcoleus sp. FACHB-831 contains these coding sequences:
- a CDS encoding lipid-A-disaccharide synthase-related protein, with translation MRVLCLSNGHGEDAIAVRICRELQQQSNSLELAALPLVGEGRAYTQLDIPLIGSVRTMPSGGFIYMDGRQLMRDVKGGLLQLTLAQHRAIRDWAKTGGAILAVGDIVPLLFAWLSGLPYAFVGTAKSEYYLKDEAGQLPRRTRANRWEGWSGSVYLPWERWLMRPRRCVAVFPRDTLTTETLQKMSIRAFDLGNPMMDGIQPENTAPIFYDPNAELKEQARSLVVTLLPGSRPPEAYENWEKILLACSGLMDAFRDRSLVLLGAIAPGLNLDELRLICESLGWRQPKQEVEAKIGISEVGDIKDSDNSSQEVRKSPSVQQHISDPDAITLVQQKATLILSQNAYSECLNKGDLAIAMAGTATEQFVGLGKPAIAIPGNGPQFNPTFAEAQTRLLGPSLILVERPAKVGDVVKFILRDPDRLQLIAENGRRRMGEPGAASRIAGCFIERLTQFSS, from the coding sequence ATGAGGGTACTTTGCCTGAGCAACGGACATGGAGAGGATGCGATCGCTGTCCGCATATGTCGAGAATTGCAACAACAATCAAATAGCCTAGAACTGGCGGCTCTCCCATTAGTAGGTGAGGGACGAGCTTACACGCAATTAGACATCCCCTTAATTGGCTCAGTGCGGACAATGCCCTCCGGCGGCTTCATATATATGGATGGGCGACAGCTAATGCGGGATGTAAAAGGCGGTTTGCTGCAACTGACGCTGGCGCAGCACCGAGCCATCCGCGATTGGGCGAAGACAGGTGGAGCAATTTTGGCAGTGGGAGATATAGTACCGCTATTGTTTGCCTGGTTAAGCGGACTTCCCTACGCATTCGTAGGTACAGCAAAATCGGAATACTATTTAAAAGATGAAGCCGGGCAGCTACCGCGTCGAACAAGGGCGAATCGCTGGGAGGGTTGGTCTGGCTCTGTTTATTTGCCTTGGGAGCGTTGGTTGATGCGTCCGCGCCGTTGCGTTGCAGTTTTTCCTAGAGACACGCTGACGACGGAAACTCTACAGAAGATGTCTATCCGTGCTTTCGATTTGGGAAACCCGATGATGGATGGTATTCAGCCTGAGAATACAGCCCCTATTTTTTACGATCCAAATGCGGAATTAAAAGAACAAGCGCGATCGCTTGTTGTTACTCTGCTCCCCGGTTCTAGACCACCTGAAGCTTACGAGAATTGGGAGAAAATATTGTTAGCTTGTAGCGGGTTGATGGATGCTTTTCGCGACAGATCGTTAGTTTTGTTGGGAGCGATCGCCCCTGGGTTAAACTTAGACGAATTGCGTCTAATTTGCGAATCTCTCGGCTGGCGGCAGCCCAAGCAGGAAGTTGAGGCAAAAATAGGAATTAGCGAGGTTGGAGATATAAAAGATAGCGATAATTCATCCCAGGAAGTTAGAAAATCGCCCTCTGTACAACAGCATATTTCCGATCCAGATGCTATTACCTTAGTCCAACAAAAGGCGACGTTGATTTTGAGCCAGAATGCTTATAGCGAGTGCTTGAACAAGGGAGACTTGGCGATCGCAATGGCGGGAACAGCAACAGAACAGTTTGTAGGATTGGGGAAACCAGCGATCGCTATTCCTGGTAATGGCCCTCAGTTTAACCCAACTTTTGCTGAAGCTCAAACACGGCTGCTAGGCCCATCGCTAATTTTAGTAGAGCGACCAGCCAAAGTTGGCGATGTCGTGAAATTTATACTGCGCGATCCAGATAGATTACAGCTAATTGCTGAAAATGGTCGCCGTCGTATGGGAGAACCAGGAGCCGCCAGCCGCATTGCCGGGTGTTTTATAGAGCGTTTAACACAATTTTCGTCCTAA
- a CDS encoding TIGR04168 family protein encodes MTTNRDKEIKIAVVGDVHYAWEAEDEVALSRLGVDLVLFVGDFGNESVEVVRAIASLDIPKAAILGNHDAWYSASEWGRKQCPYDREKEDRVQQQLDLLGACHVGYGKLDFPELNLSVVGSRPFSWGGEVWKNSDFYQKRFGVKNFDESTARIVAAAQSATYETIIFLGHNGPLGLGDRASDPCGKDWEPIGGDYGDVDFQSAIAQSRDSGKIIPLVTFGHMHHWLRHSDLPRRAIHVAEGTVYLNAASVPRIMQEESDRLRNFSIVSLQAGVVSEISLVWLGKDYAVASKEILYRRTESVIKPFAS; translated from the coding sequence ATGACAACTAATCGGGATAAAGAGATCAAAATAGCTGTTGTTGGAGATGTTCATTATGCTTGGGAAGCGGAAGATGAGGTTGCTTTAAGCCGCTTGGGTGTGGATTTGGTATTGTTTGTGGGGGATTTTGGGAATGAATCGGTGGAGGTCGTGAGAGCGATCGCATCTCTAGATATTCCCAAGGCGGCGATTTTAGGGAATCACGATGCTTGGTACAGTGCATCTGAGTGGGGTCGCAAGCAGTGTCCCTACGATCGCGAGAAAGAAGACAGAGTGCAGCAACAGTTGGATTTGCTGGGTGCGTGTCATGTGGGTTATGGCAAATTGGACTTCCCAGAATTGAATTTAAGCGTGGTGGGAAGTCGTCCGTTTAGCTGGGGTGGAGAGGTTTGGAAAAATAGTGATTTTTACCAAAAGCGGTTCGGTGTCAAGAATTTTGATGAATCGACAGCAAGAATTGTGGCGGCGGCGCAGAGTGCTACTTATGAGACGATAATATTTTTGGGGCACAATGGGCCGTTAGGTTTGGGCGATCGCGCTAGCGATCCTTGCGGGAAGGATTGGGAACCGATTGGCGGAGATTATGGAGATGTGGATTTTCAAAGCGCGATCGCCCAGTCTCGCGATAGCGGTAAAATAATTCCCCTTGTGACCTTTGGACATATGCACCACTGGCTGCGCCACAGCGATTTGCCACGAAGGGCTATCCATGTGGCTGAAGGTACAGTTTACTTGAATGCAGCGAGCGTACCCAGGATTATGCAAGAGGAGAGCGATCGCCTGCGTAACTTCTCTATTGTCTCTTTACAAGCTGGTGTCGTCTCTGAAATATCTCTGGTTTGGCTTGGCAAAGACTACGCTGTAGCATCCAAAGAGATTCTTTACCGTCGTACTGAGTCAGTAATAAAACCTTTTGCCAGCTAG
- a CDS encoding BamA/TamA family outer membrane protein has product MRAYYVAILTLAALTNADLTHQAIANTNPEPIARPDAPDYVVPVTTATPQPTVVISPPEAQQNPQFAGNTGASKTNTTAARQNVKPTVPSSGANRTDLVVMASDVQVVGANQELEQVVLKTIKTKAGGGTSQSQLQDDVDAILTTGLFADARVSSNSNNTGVKAVFEVKPLVVRSLQLSGAQVLTPAIANNIFKSQLGSNISPAALNQAVQQINKWYADNGYALAQVLVLRPNPDGVVTLDVAEGVVGDVNIRFLDKDGKPTKGRTKEDFLTSQLKVKPGQVFRVETARQDLQQLYQTGLVEKADVALNGDSRKVAVSYDVVERPARSVNAGGGYSEDSGLFATASYKDQNVGGEGKQVAANVQMSGSDLQFDGKFANPYRASEPDRLGYTINAFRRRELSQTFNEDVNLPNGSQAREGRIGGGIAFNRPVGDWQGEVGLNYTRTTIRDRNGKISTTDESGNSLSYSGTGIDDKVAVTAGITRDKRDNPFNPSQGSVASLSTEQTIPVGNGNILMNKVQANYSQYVPVGILNNSNKENKEVLAFNVQGGTTLGNLPPYEAFNLGGQNSVRGYGTGEVASARSYVLASAEYRFPLLNPVGGVLFADFGSDLGSSDTVPGQPGVVRDKPGSGFGYGAGLRVNSPLGILRADLGFSNQGESKLQFGIGQRF; this is encoded by the coding sequence ATGCGTGCCTATTACGTCGCAATTTTAACATTAGCGGCTCTGACGAATGCGGACTTAACACATCAAGCGATCGCCAATACTAACCCAGAACCAATCGCAAGACCAGACGCTCCCGACTATGTTGTTCCTGTTACTACTGCGACACCACAACCAACAGTAGTAATTTCTCCACCAGAAGCGCAACAAAATCCGCAATTTGCAGGAAATACTGGGGCTTCTAAAACTAACACCACCGCCGCACGCCAGAACGTCAAACCAACCGTACCGTCCTCTGGTGCAAATAGAACTGATTTGGTGGTAATGGCAAGCGATGTGCAGGTGGTGGGTGCAAATCAAGAGTTAGAGCAAGTTGTCCTAAAGACGATTAAAACGAAAGCTGGTGGCGGTACAAGTCAAAGCCAACTGCAAGATGATGTAGATGCAATTTTGACTACAGGGTTATTTGCAGATGCTCGCGTCAGCAGCAACAGCAACAACACGGGAGTAAAAGCCGTTTTTGAGGTCAAGCCGTTAGTAGTGCGATCGCTCCAACTTTCAGGCGCACAAGTCCTTACCCCAGCGATCGCTAACAACATCTTCAAATCCCAGCTAGGCTCAAATATCAGCCCAGCCGCCCTAAACCAAGCAGTCCAACAAATCAACAAGTGGTATGCCGACAATGGTTATGCCTTAGCACAAGTTTTGGTACTGCGTCCCAATCCCGATGGAGTCGTCACCTTAGACGTAGCAGAAGGAGTAGTTGGCGATGTCAACATTCGCTTTCTTGACAAAGATGGCAAGCCAACCAAAGGGCGTACCAAAGAAGATTTTCTAACTAGCCAGTTAAAAGTAAAACCCGGTCAAGTATTCCGCGTAGAGACTGCGCGGCAAGACTTGCAGCAGTTGTATCAAACCGGGCTAGTTGAAAAAGCTGATGTGGCACTCAATGGCGATTCTAGAAAAGTTGCAGTTTCCTACGATGTAGTTGAGCGTCCAGCGAGATCCGTTAATGCCGGAGGCGGCTACAGCGAGGATAGCGGCTTGTTTGCTACCGCCAGCTATAAAGACCAGAATGTGGGCGGCGAAGGTAAACAAGTAGCAGCGAACGTCCAAATGAGTGGCAGCGACCTCCAGTTTGACGGCAAATTTGCCAACCCGTATCGAGCCAGCGAACCAGATAGGTTGGGCTATACAATCAATGCCTTTAGACGTAGGGAACTTTCTCAGACATTTAACGAAGATGTAAATTTGCCCAACGGCAGCCAAGCAAGGGAAGGTAGGATTGGCGGTGGTATAGCCTTCAACCGACCAGTGGGTGATTGGCAGGGTGAGGTAGGGTTGAACTACACCAGGACAACCATACGCGATCGCAATGGTAAAATTTCCACCACTGATGAATCAGGCAACTCCCTCTCCTACAGCGGTACTGGTATTGACGACAAAGTTGCCGTAACTGCTGGCATCACCAGAGACAAGCGAGATAATCCCTTCAACCCCAGCCAAGGCAGCGTAGCCAGCCTCAGCACCGAACAAACCATTCCCGTTGGTAATGGCAATATTTTGATGAACAAAGTTCAAGCAAACTACAGCCAGTACGTCCCAGTGGGAATATTGAACAACAGCAACAAAGAAAACAAAGAAGTATTAGCCTTTAACGTCCAAGGAGGCACCACGCTTGGCAATTTACCACCCTACGAAGCCTTTAACTTGGGCGGTCAGAACTCCGTGCGAGGCTACGGCACCGGTGAAGTTGCCAGCGCCCGCAGTTATGTATTGGCCAGTGCCGAATATCGCTTCCCACTTTTAAATCCTGTAGGTGGCGTCCTATTCGCTGACTTTGGTAGCGATTTAGGCTCTAGCGATACCGTACCGGGACAACCAGGAGTAGTCCGCGACAAACCAGGGAGCGGTTTTGGTTACGGTGCCGGATTGCGCGTCAACTCTCCGCTGGGCATACTTAGGGCTGACTTAGGCTTCAGCAACCAGGGCGAAAGCAAATTGCAATTTGGCATCGGTCAGCGATTCTAA
- a CDS encoding PAS domain S-box protein, which translates to MKRSIMGKFINNWEGESKKRVNLSLTETAWNTLDEFAKTKGLSRSEIVELYARSLEAETKEPFAQEKECVVQVADEQKEGRELCLAIAQLPNGENDLLAIIDAVPVLVAYIDAQQRYRFNNKAFQDWFGSTPSQFYGKHLEEVVGKTAYESVRPYIEAALAGQEVTYESSVTYKKGETRYIRATYVPRFAEDGVVEGFVALVKDISDRVFVQDELRKSEERYRSLVEASAQIIWDTKAEGEIVTPQPGWSEFTGQSYDELKGWGWLNAVHPDDRTHTAQAWSAALSDRTFYQVEHRLRRKDGEYRYMSVRGVPVLEPDGSIREWVGVHTDITSTKQVEEELQETNQTLQALIQACPLAITVFALDGKVKMWNPAAEKIFGWTEREALSTFIPCVPEDKRDEFLAHLDAIRKGQILTGVEARRQKKNGESIDISLWAAPLRDAKGNISCMSILADISERKQAETEREAAREQISKILESITDGFLAFDREWRFTYLNQEGARTLGRSPAELVGKNLWQEFPELSSTSFGKLYQQAVASRVVQELEDYYPPFEAWFAVRAYPSEAGLSLYFRNVNDRKQAEEILRQSEERLRLALDAGKAGVWDWDISGDRINWSERIYEFHGLTPGTFSGKLEDYAYLVYPEDRHRVAETIQKAIEEKSPFLLEIRIVQPSGAVRWISANGRAIYDANGKAVRMLGATIDITEQKAVEEDREQLLVREQTARAQAEVAQRQLTAIFETSPIGIGFLDSEQRFVAINEALAEINGLSREQHLGNAIPEIFGESDPELVEVFHNLYATGTPFISPNLAVNVPGRDDRSPGYYYVYYLPTLNQNNSVEGVLVYVVDVTERVLLEARSRFLAESSALLASSLDYQTTLERVAHLAVPHLADWCVVDILDEDGSLQRLATAHIDPAKVEWASELQQRYPTNLNAPQGVGNVLRTGQPEYYPEILDSQIVASARDAEHLKILRNVGFKSVMIVPLRVRGRILGAISFVSAESGRRYNSDDLNNALELACRAAVAVDNARLYQIAQRDRAQAEAANRMKDEFLATLSHELRTPLNAMLGWTQMLRARKLNEATAAKALETVDRNARSLSRLIEDLLDVSRIITGKLRLNMRPVELSGAVEAAIDAVRPAAEAKEIQLEFLLDPLSGTVSGDPDRLQQIVWNLLSNAVKFTPKYGRVEVRLDRIESHVQIQVSDTGQGISPSFLPYVFDRFRQADSSISRSVGGLGLGMAIVRHLVELHGGTVKAESPGEGQGATFTVCLPIIAIYSPKVSLENNLEEEFATESNAVALQNSLMLKDLEILVVDDEADARELLIAILEQYGASVRTAGTAKDALEEIANSQPNVLISDIGMPQEDGFSLIRQLRLLPAAQGGRIPAVALTAYAREEDRTRVLLAGFQQHLPKPVSPDELAAVVASLTGRTGNEC; encoded by the coding sequence ATGAAACGCAGCATAATGGGAAAATTTATTAATAATTGGGAAGGCGAATCTAAAAAACGTGTCAACTTATCTTTAACGGAAACGGCTTGGAACACCCTAGATGAATTTGCTAAAACAAAAGGGCTGTCTAGGTCGGAGATAGTTGAACTTTATGCTCGAAGCTTAGAGGCGGAAACCAAGGAGCCATTTGCACAGGAGAAAGAATGTGTAGTGCAAGTGGCTGATGAGCAGAAAGAGGGAAGAGAGTTGTGCTTGGCGATCGCTCAATTACCTAATGGAGAAAACGATCTGCTAGCAATTATAGATGCCGTACCTGTATTGGTTGCCTATATCGATGCACAGCAACGTTATCGCTTCAACAATAAAGCGTTTCAAGATTGGTTCGGCTCAACACCTTCCCAATTCTATGGCAAACATCTCGAAGAAGTAGTGGGCAAGACAGCGTATGAAAGCGTGCGTCCCTACATTGAAGCAGCCTTAGCAGGACAAGAAGTAACTTATGAAAGCAGCGTAACTTACAAAAAGGGCGAGACACGTTACATCCGCGCCACTTATGTACCTCGTTTTGCAGAAGATGGGGTTGTTGAAGGGTTTGTTGCTTTAGTTAAGGATATCAGCGATCGCGTCTTCGTTCAGGATGAACTCCGCAAGAGCGAGGAGCGCTACCGCTCGTTGGTCGAAGCTAGCGCCCAAATTATCTGGGATACCAAAGCTGAAGGTGAAATTGTCACCCCTCAACCAGGGTGGAGCGAGTTTACAGGGCAAAGCTACGACGAGCTAAAAGGGTGGGGCTGGCTCAACGCCGTCCACCCAGACGATCGCACTCATACCGCGCAAGCATGGTCAGCCGCACTTAGCGATCGCACCTTCTATCAAGTAGAGCATCGCCTGCGGCGCAAAGATGGCGAGTACAGGTACATGAGCGTTCGTGGCGTACCTGTATTGGAGCCAGATGGCAGCATCCGCGAGTGGGTGGGGGTACACACAGACATCACAAGTACCAAGCAAGTAGAAGAAGAGTTGCAAGAAACAAACCAGACGCTTCAGGCTTTAATTCAAGCCTGCCCTCTGGCGATTACCGTCTTTGCTCTCGATGGCAAGGTGAAGATGTGGAATCCAGCGGCGGAAAAGATTTTTGGCTGGACTGAGCGAGAGGCACTCTCGACGTTTATTCCTTGCGTCCCTGAAGATAAACGAGACGAGTTCCTGGCGCACCTTGATGCTATCCGCAAAGGCCAAATTTTAACTGGTGTAGAGGCACGTCGTCAAAAGAAAAATGGAGAATCGATCGACATCAGCTTGTGGGCAGCACCGTTGCGCGATGCCAAAGGCAACATTAGCTGTATGTCGATCCTTGCTGACATAAGCGAACGCAAGCAGGCGGAAACAGAACGCGAGGCAGCGCGAGAGCAAATCTCCAAGATTCTCGAAAGCATCACCGATGGCTTTCTCGCTTTCGATCGCGAGTGGCGCTTCACCTACCTTAACCAAGAGGGAGCGCGGACGCTGGGACGTTCGCCAGCAGAACTTGTTGGCAAGAATCTCTGGCAAGAGTTTCCAGAACTCAGCAGCACCAGCTTTGGAAAACTTTATCAGCAAGCGGTTGCTTCTAGAGTGGTGCAAGAACTGGAAGATTACTACCCTCCGTTCGAGGCTTGGTTTGCAGTCCGCGCCTACCCTTCTGAAGCCGGGTTGTCACTGTATTTCCGCAACGTCAACGATCGCAAACAGGCAGAGGAAATATTACGCCAAAGCGAGGAGCGACTGCGATTGGCTCTGGATGCTGGCAAAGCTGGAGTGTGGGACTGGGACATATCCGGCGATCGCATAAATTGGTCGGAACGCATATATGAGTTTCACGGGCTAACTCCTGGGACTTTTTCCGGCAAACTCGAAGACTACGCCTATCTTGTTTATCCAGAGGATCGGCACCGAGTTGCTGAAACTATACAGAAGGCAATTGAGGAGAAATCACCATTCCTACTTGAAATTCGTATCGTTCAGCCGAGTGGTGCGGTTCGCTGGATTTCGGCTAACGGGCGTGCGATCTATGATGCGAACGGAAAGGCTGTGCGAATGCTCGGCGCAACTATAGACATAACTGAGCAAAAGGCAGTTGAGGAAGACCGCGAGCAACTCTTGGTGCGAGAACAGACAGCAAGGGCGCAAGCAGAGGTAGCGCAACGGCAGTTAACAGCAATTTTTGAAACTTCGCCAATTGGTATAGGCTTTTTGGACTCTGAACAGCGGTTCGTGGCGATTAATGAGGCGCTTGCAGAAATTAATGGTTTGAGCCGCGAACAGCATTTGGGCAATGCTATACCCGAAATTTTTGGAGAGTCTGACCCGGAATTAGTTGAGGTATTCCATAATTTGTACGCTACTGGGACACCGTTCATCTCGCCCAATCTTGCGGTTAACGTTCCAGGCAGAGACGATCGCAGCCCCGGTTACTACTATGTGTACTACCTACCGACGCTAAATCAAAACAACAGTGTGGAGGGGGTTTTGGTTTACGTTGTGGATGTAACTGAACGAGTGCTTTTAGAGGCGCGATCGCGTTTTCTGGCTGAGTCTAGTGCCCTGCTTGCTTCCTCACTTGACTACCAAACTACACTGGAGCGCGTAGCTCATTTGGCAGTTCCTCACCTTGCCGACTGGTGCGTAGTTGATATTCTTGATGAGGATGGTTCGCTACAGCGGCTGGCGACTGCCCATATAGATCCGGCAAAGGTGGAGTGGGCAAGCGAACTACAGCAGCGCTATCCAACTAACTTAAATGCTCCCCAAGGTGTAGGGAACGTGTTGCGGACTGGTCAGCCGGAATATTATCCCGAAATTTTGGATTCGCAGATAGTAGCAAGCGCCCGCGATGCGGAACATTTAAAGATTCTGCGAAATGTGGGTTTCAAGTCTGTGATGATTGTGCCGCTGCGGGTGCGGGGTAGAATACTTGGTGCGATATCGTTCGTGTCGGCTGAGTCTGGTCGCCGTTACAATTCGGATGACCTTAATAATGCTTTGGAACTTGCCTGTCGTGCGGCAGTAGCCGTTGATAATGCGCGGTTGTATCAGATTGCTCAACGCGATCGCGCCCAAGCAGAAGCAGCCAATCGCATGAAGGATGAGTTTTTAGCGACGCTTTCGCACGAATTACGCACGCCTCTTAATGCGATGCTTGGCTGGACTCAAATGCTGCGTGCGAGGAAGCTGAATGAGGCTACTGCGGCGAAAGCTTTAGAAACTGTAGATCGCAATGCGCGATCGCTATCGAGATTGATCGAGGATCTTCTCGATGTTTCTCGCATTATTACAGGCAAGCTCCGTTTAAATATGCGTCCGGTTGAACTTTCTGGCGCGGTCGAGGCAGCTATCGATGCTGTCCGTCCAGCAGCCGAGGCGAAGGAAATTCAACTTGAATTCTTATTAGATCCTTTATCAGGAACGGTTTCGGGCGATCCAGACCGATTGCAACAAATTGTGTGGAATTTGCTTTCTAACGCAGTTAAGTTTACGCCCAAGTACGGGCGCGTCGAAGTCCGACTCGATCGCATTGAGTCCCACGTCCAGATTCAAGTAAGCGATACTGGTCAAGGTATTAGCCCCAGCTTTCTGCCTTATGTATTCGATCGCTTTCGTCAGGCTGATAGCTCGATTTCAAGGTCTGTTGGTGGCTTGGGTTTGGGAATGGCTATCGTGCGTCATTTGGTAGAACTGCACGGCGGTACTGTGAAGGCAGAAAGTCCAGGCGAGGGACAGGGGGCAACATTTACGGTCTGTCTGCCCATTATTGCTATCTACAGTCCTAAAGTTTCTCTAGAGAACAATTTAGAGGAGGAGTTTGCAACAGAGTCGAATGCAGTTGCATTGCAGAACTCGCTGATGCTTAAAGATTTAGAGATACTGGTTGTGGATGATGAGGCCGATGCCCGCGAGTTGCTGATCGCTATTCTGGAACAGTATGGAGCCTCAGTTAGGACAGCTGGAACAGCTAAAGATGCACTTGAGGAGATCGCCAATTCTCAACCCAATGTACTTATATCTGATATTGGGATGCCACAAGAAGATGGCTTTAGTCTAATTCGCCAACTAAGATTGCTACCAGCAGCGCAAGGAGGACGCATTCCGGCTGTGGCTCTAACTGCTTATGCTAGGGAGGAAGATCGTACAAGGGTTCTTTTGGCAGGTTTTCAACAACATTTGCCTAAACCTGTTAGTCCAGATGAATTGGCTGCTGTAGTTGCTAGTTTGACTGGTAGAACTGGGAATGAGTGTTGA
- a CDS encoding 2-phosphosulfolactate phosphatase family protein, which translates to MKLFVYHTPELTPTDSVPDCAIAIDVLRATTTIATALHAGAEAVQAFSDMEKLMQVSEEWPAEKRLRAGERGGAKVAGCDLGNSPLDCTPELMQGRRLFISTTNGTRALQCVQAAPTVLAGAFINRQAVVQYVLTQKPETVWLVGSGWEGSYSLEDTACAGAIAHSLLSGSNIPLDELAGNDEVIAAIALFSQWQDKLLDLFHYASHGKRLLRLNCHEDLKYCSKPDILDVLPIQREPGVLVKNS; encoded by the coding sequence GTGAAGCTATTCGTTTACCACACACCCGAACTCACTCCTACCGACAGCGTGCCAGACTGCGCGATCGCTATCGATGTCCTCCGTGCCACCACTACCATTGCCACCGCACTCCACGCTGGTGCTGAGGCTGTGCAAGCCTTCAGCGATATGGAAAAATTAATGCAAGTGAGCGAGGAGTGGCCTGCCGAAAAACGCCTTCGCGCTGGCGAACGTGGCGGTGCAAAAGTTGCTGGCTGCGATTTGGGTAACTCTCCCCTCGATTGCACCCCAGAATTAATGCAGGGACGCCGCCTGTTCATCAGCACCACAAATGGCACTCGCGCCTTACAATGCGTGCAAGCTGCGCCAACTGTTCTGGCTGGTGCGTTTATCAATCGTCAGGCTGTCGTGCAGTATGTTCTGACTCAGAAGCCAGAGACGGTGTGGCTTGTCGGTTCGGGTTGGGAAGGAAGTTACTCTTTAGAGGATACCGCTTGTGCAGGAGCGATCGCCCACAGTCTCCTTAGTGGAAGTAACATCCCACTAGATGAATTAGCTGGTAACGATGAAGTCATAGCTGCGATCGCGCTTTTCTCCCAATGGCAAGACAAATTATTAGATCTCTTCCACTACGCCAGTCACGGCAAACGGCTGTTGCGCCTTAACTGTCACGAAGACCTGAAATATTGCTCAAAACCAGATATTTTAGATGTCCTACCGATTCAGCGCGAACCAGGCGTTTTAGTTAAAAATAGCTAA
- a CDS encoding DUF2278 family protein, producing the protein MPLKMYGVLKCRVEDSKPGEKSNPHYQVLVTEGKFNYRIDINVQSKQSPSELLYFVNNNFQHPITQELTQLGFGFNNLDSKPGGLALDFIRGNMFDVQNMKPLPFEVQGPENDLNELLDVYIQRAISERDAVLYAYGQKWGPDKNIPDKVFHFLPGNGIHNIHMNQGNSKEFRGDNGVWQDGGLLINFPSRNQWVAVFLAFQSQALHTDDVTGHQLDDAAISRDTAGVRIIAAMVNPIGDDVGKESVTLINTSPNSINLTGWAIADKFKHKRSLDGTILPPGAFVRIPLSGDNLQLSNDGGIITLLDDKGLKIHGVSYTKSQAKNAGWTILF; encoded by the coding sequence ATGCCTTTAAAAATGTACGGTGTTTTGAAGTGTAGGGTAGAAGACAGCAAACCCGGTGAAAAGTCTAATCCTCATTACCAGGTGCTTGTGACTGAGGGTAAGTTTAACTATCGCATTGACATAAACGTACAATCAAAACAAAGTCCATCTGAGTTGCTGTACTTCGTAAATAACAATTTTCAGCACCCTATTACTCAGGAATTAACTCAATTAGGCTTCGGATTCAATAATTTGGATAGCAAGCCGGGAGGACTTGCGTTAGACTTCATTCGAGGCAATATGTTTGATGTCCAAAATATGAAGCCGTTACCGTTTGAGGTTCAAGGGCCAGAAAATGACCTCAACGAGTTGTTAGATGTTTATATTCAACGAGCAATTAGCGAAAGGGATGCTGTCCTCTATGCGTATGGACAAAAGTGGGGGCCAGATAAAAATATACCTGACAAAGTTTTTCACTTTCTCCCTGGTAATGGCATCCACAATATTCATATGAATCAGGGTAATAGCAAAGAATTTAGAGGGGACAATGGTGTTTGGCAAGATGGGGGTTTGCTGATTAATTTTCCCTCGCGCAATCAATGGGTTGCTGTATTTCTAGCTTTTCAGTCGCAAGCTTTACATACTGATGATGTTACCGGACATCAACTAGATGATGCGGCGATTTCAAGAGACACGGCGGGGGTGCGTATCATTGCAGCTATGGTGAATCCTATTGGTGATGATGTTGGTAAAGAGTCAGTGACTTTAATTAATACTTCCCCTAATAGTATAAATCTGACTGGTTGGGCGATCGCTGATAAATTTAAGCACAAACGATCCCTTGATGGGACTATTCTTCCTCCTGGTGCGTTTGTCAGGATACCTTTGAGTGGAGATAACCTTCAGCTATCCAATGATGGCGGAATTATCACTCTTCTAGATGATAAAGGGCTGAAAATTCACGGAGTCTCTTACACTAAAAGCCAAGCGAAAAACGCAGGTTGGACAATTTTATTTTAA